From a single Collibacillus ludicampi genomic region:
- the kduD gene encoding 2-dehydro-3-deoxy-D-gluconate 5-dehydrogenase KduD, with translation MNLFDLSGKVAVITGATRGLGQAMVIGLAEAGADIALIQRTETEKTTKEMIERLGRRCEIFVCDLADMEHVKTVMNQVDECFGHVDILVNNGGIQRRSPAVQFSEEDWDEVFAVNLKSVFFLCQQAGQRMITQGGGKIINIASLLSFQGGVTVPAYAAAKGGVAQLTKALANEWAGHGINVNAIAPGYMDTDMNRELLHDKTRSRQILERIPAGRWGTPEDLKGAVVFLASRASDYVNGHVLVVDGGWLGR, from the coding sequence ATGAACTTGTTTGATTTAAGCGGAAAAGTTGCAGTCATCACGGGTGCAACTAGAGGTCTCGGACAAGCCATGGTGATAGGACTCGCGGAAGCGGGAGCCGATATTGCCCTCATCCAACGAACGGAAACAGAAAAGACTACGAAAGAAATGATTGAACGGCTCGGTCGTCGTTGTGAAATCTTTGTGTGTGATCTTGCTGACATGGAACATGTGAAGACGGTCATGAACCAAGTGGACGAGTGTTTCGGGCATGTTGATATTCTCGTGAATAATGGGGGGATACAACGCCGTTCACCGGCGGTACAATTTTCAGAAGAGGATTGGGATGAAGTCTTCGCTGTCAACTTAAAATCGGTATTCTTTTTATGTCAGCAAGCCGGCCAACGGATGATCACACAAGGCGGAGGCAAGATCATCAATATCGCGTCCCTCCTGTCATTCCAAGGGGGCGTAACTGTTCCCGCTTATGCCGCAGCGAAAGGCGGCGTGGCTCAGTTAACGAAAGCGTTGGCAAACGAATGGGCAGGTCATGGCATCAATGTGAATGCAATTGCTCCCGGTTATATGGATACCGATATGAATAGGGAGCTCCTGCATGATAAAACACGCAGCCGTCAAATTTTGGAGAGAATTCCCGCAGGACGTTGGGGAACGCCTGAAGACCTAAAGGGGGCTGTGGTGTTCCTGGCTTCAAGGGCGTCCGATTATGTGAACGGTCATGTGCTCGTCGTTGATGGAGGATGGTTGGGAAGATAA
- a CDS encoding ATP-binding protein — MSRHEMTIQSEDDIYFALYYVRVLMNQLSFSAIEQQKVLVSVAELTRNLLDHANGIGTFSCEITDQGIRFMVIDNGPGIPDLNEVLNGKKTPSSRGLGLGLSGAKRLMDELHIETSREGTKIVGIQRKKKKRMISLYSASTNAE, encoded by the coding sequence ATGAGTAGACATGAAATGACGATTCAATCAGAGGATGATATCTATTTTGCTCTTTATTACGTTCGGGTTTTAATGAACCAGCTCTCTTTTTCGGCAATCGAACAACAAAAGGTGCTTGTGAGTGTAGCCGAATTAACCAGGAATCTCTTGGATCATGCGAATGGGATTGGCACCTTTTCTTGTGAAATCACCGATCAAGGGATCCGCTTTATGGTGATCGATAACGGTCCGGGAATCCCCGATCTCAATGAAGTGTTAAACGGCAAAAAAACGCCTTCATCTCGCGGGCTTGGACTCGGTCTATCAGGGGCCAAGCGATTGATGGATGAACTGCATATCGAAACATCTAGAGAAGGGACGAAAATCGTCGGGATCCAGCGAAAGAAGAAAAAACGAATGATTTCCTTGTATTCCGCGAGTACAAACGCTGAGTGA